AATACAAACTATGAAAAATTACTTTTTTTAGCTTAATCCAGTAATCACACCATGGTCATCGATGTCCATACCTTCGGCGGCAGGCACTGGCGGAAGCCCTGGCATACGCATTGCATCGCCAAGCATCGGAATTATGAATCCTGCACCTGCAGCAATTTCAAATTCTCTTACAGTCACGAAGAAACCTTCAGGACGACCGAGTTTTTTATCGTCGTCTGATAGCGATTTAGGGGTTTTTACCATACAAACAGGCAATTTATCAAATCCATTTTTTTGTAATTCTTTGATTTGTCTTTTTGCTTTGGCTAAATATTTCACACCTTTAGCACCATAAATTTCGGTAGCAATTTTATTGATTTTATCTTCTATGCTGTCGCTTGCATTATAAATCGGCGTGAATTTTTCGGTGTTATTTTCAGCGATTTCTACCACTGCTTTAGCCAAATCTTTCATGCCGTCGCCTCCTTTTGCAAAGCCTTCGGCTACAATGGCTTTTACGCCTTTTTCAGCACATTTATCAATGATGTATTGCAATTCCTCTTCGCTGTCATTTGGGAACGCGTTGATAGCCACAACAGGCTTCAAATTGAATTTTTGCACATTTTCTATATGTTTTTCTAAATTAGGGAAGCCTAATTTTAGTTTTTCTAAATCTGGATTTTGCAATTCATCTTTGCTCGCTCCGCCGTGGTGTCTAAGCGCTCTCACAGTTGCCACCACTACGGCAGCATCTGGGCTTAATCCTGCCGAAGTACATTTAATATCAAGGAATTTTTCAGCCCCTAAATCCGCACCAAAACCAGCTTCGGTAACTACATAATTGCTCAATGATAAGCCCATTTTGGTCGCAATTGACGTGTTGGTCCCTTGCGCAATAGAAGCAAATGGTCCGCCATGGATGATGGCAGGATTGCCTTCTAAAGTTTGTACTAAATTCGGTTTGATGGCATCTTTTAGCAATATCGCCATGGCACCCACAACTTTTAAATCTCGTGCAAAAACGGGTTTTCCGTCGAAAGTATCAGCCACATAAATGTTGCCCAGTCGTTCTTTTAAATCTGAGAAATTTTCAGACAAACAAAGGATTGCCATGATTTCTGAGGCAGGTGTAATGTTAAACCCATCTTGTCGCACCACGCCGTTGTTGTCGCCCACACCGATGATGATTTGGCGCAAAGTGCGGTCGTTCATGTCCATTACGCGTTTCCAAGTAATGGTTTTTGGGTCGATGTTGAGCGAGCGTTTTTTGCTGTTTAAATTATTGTCTAACGCCGCAGAAAGTAAATTATTGGCTTTTTCAATCGCCGCAAAATCTCCTGTAAAATGCAAATTGATGTCTTCCATCGGGATTACTTGAGCGTAACCACCGCCCGCAGCACCGCCTTTTACACCAAAAACGGGACCCAGCGAAGGCTCGCGCAACACGGCAAGTGCCTGCTTGCCCACTTTGTTGAGCCCATCTACCAATCCAATAGAAGTGGTCGTTTTTCCCTCTCCCGCTGGAGTAGGAGTGATGGCGGTAACCAGAATCAATTTGTTTTGCTTGATTTTCTCTGGATTGATGAGCGTAAGAGGAAGTTTAGCTTTGTATTTGCCATACATTTCTAAATCATCCTCAGGAATATTTAATTTTTCAGCAATTTTTTTAATATGCTGAATTTTTGCCGCATTGGCAATTTCAATATCGGTAGGAAAAGCCATAAAATATTTATTTTTAAGATTAACTTTACTAAGTTAAAAATAAATTTTGAAACTTTACCTATGAAAATTGTTAGTTTTTGCCGAATTATTTTGTGTTCATGGCTAAATAAACCACTTTTTTAGTATCAAAAAAATCTTCGGTATAAAAATCGCTAATATTGTATATTTTGGCTTTAGAGTAATCTTTTAATTCTTCGCTTAAATCGCCACCTTTTAAATACAAAATACCATTTTTTAATTTTTGATTTTCAAATTCTTGGGTTAAGAATTTACCTTTAATCCAAGCCATAAATTTTGGCATTTGAGTTACCGCACGGCTCACTACAAAATGGTATTTATCTTTGATTTTTTCTACTCGTTTTTGTTCAGCGACAACATT
This Ornithobacterium rhinotracheale DNA region includes the following protein-coding sequences:
- a CDS encoding formate--tetrahydrofolate ligase; this encodes MAFPTDIEIANAAKIQHIKKIAEKLNIPEDDLEMYGKYKAKLPLTLINPEKIKQNKLILVTAITPTPAGEGKTTTSIGLVDGLNKVGKQALAVLREPSLGPVFGVKGGAAGGGYAQVIPMEDINLHFTGDFAAIEKANNLLSAALDNNLNSKKRSLNIDPKTITWKRVMDMNDRTLRQIIIGVGDNNGVVRQDGFNITPASEIMAILCLSENFSDLKERLGNIYVADTFDGKPVFARDLKVVGAMAILLKDAIKPNLVQTLEGNPAIIHGGPFASIAQGTNTSIATKMGLSLSNYVVTEAGFGADLGAEKFLDIKCTSAGLSPDAAVVVATVRALRHHGGASKDELQNPDLEKLKLGFPNLEKHIENVQKFNLKPVVAINAFPNDSEEELQYIIDKCAEKGVKAIVAEGFAKGGDGMKDLAKAVVEIAENNTEKFTPIYNASDSIEDKINKIATEIYGAKGVKYLAKAKRQIKELQKNGFDKLPVCMVKTPKSLSDDDKKLGRPEGFFVTVREFEIAAGAGFIIPMLGDAMRMPGLPPVPAAEGMDIDDHGVITGLS